A part of Paenibacillus sp. sptzw28 genomic DNA contains:
- a CDS encoding ThuA domain-containing protein has product MVKVTVWNEFLHENLHEEVRRVYPDGIHKALADGIGTDGFEVRTATLDQPEHGLTDEFLANTDVLIWWGHMGHDKVEDYIVDRVHARVMNGMGLIVLHSGHFSKIFKKLMGTGCDLKWREADEKERIWVINPAHPIAAGIPEQFVLDKEEMYGEHFDIPVPDELVLVSWFEGGEVFRTGCTFFRGQGKVFYFRPGHETYPTYYNANVLQVIKNGIRWAAPSGAAAPIRGNHQPLEEIKPK; this is encoded by the coding sequence GTGGTCAAAGTAACGGTTTGGAACGAATTTCTACATGAGAACCTTCATGAGGAAGTACGGCGCGTTTACCCGGACGGAATACATAAGGCGCTTGCCGACGGAATCGGCACGGACGGCTTTGAGGTCCGCACCGCTACGCTCGATCAGCCGGAGCACGGATTAACCGATGAATTTCTGGCGAATACGGATGTTCTAATCTGGTGGGGACATATGGGCCACGATAAGGTTGAGGATTATATCGTCGATCGTGTGCATGCGCGCGTAATGAACGGAATGGGGCTTATTGTGCTGCACTCGGGTCATTTCTCGAAAATATTCAAGAAGCTGATGGGCACGGGCTGCGATCTGAAATGGCGCGAAGCGGACGAGAAGGAGCGCATTTGGGTGATCAATCCCGCGCATCCGATTGCCGCCGGTATTCCGGAGCAATTCGTGCTTGATAAGGAAGAAATGTACGGCGAGCATTTTGATATTCCTGTACCGGACGAGCTGGTTCTTGTCAGCTGGTTCGAGGGCGGCGAAGTATTTCGGACCGGGTGCACGTTCTTTCGCGGGCAAGGGAAGGTCTTCTATTTCCGCCCCGGGCATGAGACATATCCGACATACTATAACGCGAATGTACTGCAGGTCATCAAGAACGGTATTCGCTGGGCGGCACCGTCGGGAGCGGCGGCGCCGATTCGCGGCAATCACCAGCCTCTAGAGGAAATCAAACCGAAATAA
- a CDS encoding MFS transporter, with amino-acid sequence MKTAIWLYLFLFVAFFDLHAQYPILTPFAVSLGAAPSFIGLMMGLYSITHLPGNIIAGYGVDRFGSRLFIVFSLMAAGVILLLQSKVTDPWQLLVLRSISGFVLAFLSPACMSLLARITTDRVKQGKLMAGNGLVHTIASVVSPAAGAYLVAQIGFTTAFYLLGWILIGTASCALFFIREASAAERAEESVQGEDGTADNETGSEENGSHPFRSIPWLVYTLPVAMSCAQGILSFELPLMATTQEAMMTTGLLFSVVSLGALITLSMLFLNRLSPFMRSLWGAFMLALTYFAIAAGAPLPFYMLLLLLGMAKGVIFPALSSLLIELSGGVRYGRTFSILSIAFSVGAFIGPMLAGQLRNYISPYYIAFVALMIAVSLLPFHNFRPGSANAHFTRTG; translated from the coding sequence TTGAAAACCGCAATTTGGCTTTATTTGTTTCTGTTCGTCGCATTCTTCGATCTGCATGCCCAGTATCCGATCCTTACGCCGTTCGCCGTATCGCTCGGCGCAGCTCCTTCGTTTATCGGCCTTATGATGGGACTCTATTCGATCACTCATTTACCCGGGAACATCATAGCCGGATATGGCGTTGACCGGTTCGGCAGCCGGCTCTTCATCGTCTTCAGCCTTATGGCTGCGGGAGTCATTCTGCTTCTCCAATCGAAGGTCACCGATCCGTGGCAGCTGCTGGTCCTCCGTTCCATCAGCGGCTTTGTCCTTGCTTTCCTCTCTCCCGCTTGTATGTCGCTGCTTGCCCGAATAACGACAGACCGCGTCAAACAGGGGAAACTGATGGCCGGCAACGGGCTTGTACATACAATCGCTTCCGTCGTTTCTCCGGCGGCAGGCGCCTATCTGGTAGCGCAGATCGGCTTCACTACGGCATTTTATTTACTCGGCTGGATACTTATCGGAACTGCGTCGTGCGCATTGTTCTTTATTCGCGAAGCTTCCGCAGCCGAACGAGCCGAAGAATCCGTTCAGGGGGAAGACGGTACGGCCGATAACGAGACCGGGTCCGAGGAAAACGGCAGCCATCCCTTCCGGTCGATACCATGGCTCGTTTACACGCTGCCTGTTGCAATGAGCTGTGCCCAGGGCATTCTATCGTTCGAGCTTCCACTTATGGCTACAACACAGGAGGCAATGATGACGACCGGCCTGCTCTTCTCCGTAGTCAGCCTCGGAGCGCTTATTACGCTAAGCATGCTGTTCCTGAACCGTTTGTCGCCATTTATGCGTTCGCTCTGGGGGGCGTTTATGCTTGCTCTGACCTATTTTGCGATCGCAGCGGGCGCCCCGCTTCCTTTTTATATGCTGCTCCTGCTGCTCGGCATGGCCAAAGGGGTTATATTCCCGGCGCTGTCATCCCTGCTCATCGAACTGAGCGGCGGTGTTCGTTATGGGCGGACCTTCTCCATACTCTCGATCGCCTTCTCCGTCGGTGCGTTCATCGGGCCGATGCTTGCCGGACAGCTGCGGAATTATATTTCGCCGTATTACATTGCATTCGTGGCTCTTATGATCGCAGTGTCGTTACTGCCGTTTCATAACTTTCGCCCGGGCAGCGCAAACGCCCATTTCACCCGAACCGGTTAG
- a CDS encoding AEC family transporter — translation MTVLWSILWNNVLPLSVMIAFGVTLQRAFSLDIKTLSKLNFYLFSPAIIFKLLYTTDISLQVVGEVLLFFTVFMGLMFGAAQAVVALRGHKGGMVGAMRNSVLFYNSANYGIPLNQLVFAGNPFTLSVQVLIMMMQSLVPNTYGIYSVNAHRSSGPLVLRTIARQPVIYAIPLAFLMRGYSIPLPGFMSTPLDYLADAFIGTALITLGVQLGSMKWSWRSLMLRDVLLSSGLRLILGPLLAALIVWAIGIDGLMAKALIVSSAVPTSLSSVLLAVEFDNEPEFASQSVLVSTVLSILTVTFVIYVLNI, via the coding sequence ATGACGGTCCTCTGGTCGATATTATGGAACAATGTGCTCCCGCTTTCGGTTATGATCGCCTTCGGCGTCACACTGCAGCGGGCGTTTTCTTTAGACATTAAAACGCTGTCCAAGCTGAATTTTTATTTGTTTTCCCCGGCAATTATTTTTAAATTATTGTACACGACGGATATATCGCTTCAGGTTGTGGGAGAGGTGCTGCTGTTTTTCACGGTCTTCATGGGGCTGATGTTCGGCGCCGCCCAAGCCGTTGTCGCTCTGAGAGGTCACAAGGGCGGGATGGTGGGCGCGATGCGGAACAGCGTCCTGTTCTATAACAGCGCCAACTACGGCATTCCGCTTAATCAGCTTGTTTTTGCGGGGAATCCCTTTACGCTTTCGGTGCAGGTCCTGATCATGATGATGCAGTCTCTTGTGCCTAATACGTACGGAATTTACAGCGTTAATGCACACCGGAGCAGCGGCCCGCTCGTCTTGAGGACGATTGCACGTCAGCCGGTTATATATGCGATCCCGCTGGCGTTTCTGATGCGGGGATACAGCATACCGCTGCCCGGCTTTATGTCGACGCCGCTTGATTATTTGGCCGATGCATTTATCGGTACGGCATTGATCACGCTTGGCGTTCAGCTTGGGAGCATGAAGTGGTCCTGGCGGAGCCTGATGCTCAGAGATGTGCTGCTGTCGAGCGGCCTGCGGCTTATCCTCGGCCCTCTGCTCGCCGCGTTGATCGTATGGGCGATCGGTATTGACGGGTTAATGGCGAAAGCGTTAATCGTCTCTTCCGCCGTGCCGACTTCCCTCTCGAGCGTCCTGCTTGCCGTCGAGTTCGATAACGAGCCGGAGTTCGCCTCGCAATCCGTACTTGTATCGACGGTGCTTAGTATCCTGACGGTAACGTTCGTGATCTATGTGCTGAATATTTGA
- the gerQ gene encoding spore coat protein GerQ — MSNGYGYQSTVSTAGMGGYPEYDDYEYNYPYPSPQQFPSAAAMPMQMQMPMQMPMQMQMPMTAGAGMMPPSIPSGSFVTPAGGNVVAAPAAEESYVENILRMNRGKMATFYMTYENNREWNAKVFRGLIEAAGRDHIILSDPSTGMRYLLLTLNLDYVTFDGPINYSYTFQGQTITNMTPITSTAGGGVGGQVTMGR; from the coding sequence ATGTCGAACGGTTACGGGTATCAAAGCACGGTGAGTACGGCTGGCATGGGCGGCTATCCGGAATATGACGATTATGAATACAATTATCCTTACCCTTCACCTCAGCAGTTCCCTTCGGCTGCTGCAATGCCTATGCAGATGCAGATGCCTATGCAGATGCCGATGCAGATGCAGATGCCGATGACGGCAGGAGCCGGAATGATGCCGCCCAGCATACCGAGCGGTTCGTTCGTCACGCCGGCGGGTGGAAACGTAGTCGCAGCACCGGCTGCCGAAGAATCCTATGTTGAGAATATTTTGCGAATGAACCGCGGCAAGATGGCTACTTTTTACATGACATACGAGAACAACCGCGAGTGGAACGCCAAGGTTTTCCGCGGACTGATTGAAGCCGCAGGGCGCGACCATATCATACTCAGCGATCCGTCCACCGGAATGCGTTATTTGCTGCTTACGCTGAATCTTGATTACGTCACATTTGACGGGCCGATTAACTATTCATACACATTCCAGGGACAGACGATTACGAACATGACGCCGATCACATCGACTGCCGGCGGGGGCGTCGGTGGTCAAGTTACGATGGGCCGGTAA
- a CDS encoding SCO family protein, whose product MSFARKHAFKIAVLALCAAMGIYLYLSSTKEAAPNLDQNYKAPGFELTDLDGNKVSLENTNGKVRVIYFFYANCPDVCPPTTFLMSQAQNKLKEQGTFGKDVEFLSITFDPVRDTPEAMRKFAGKFDIDSNGWKFLREDSEEQTKELMKGFGLGLIKDNNGYFTHADAITFVDRQGSVRKAMIGAKDETQNADNIVKVVNALVDQ is encoded by the coding sequence ATGAGTTTTGCACGGAAGCATGCTTTTAAAATTGCTGTGCTGGCATTATGCGCGGCAATGGGGATTTATTTGTATTTGTCTTCCACGAAGGAAGCCGCTCCGAATCTGGACCAGAATTATAAGGCGCCGGGCTTTGAGCTTACGGATCTGGACGGCAATAAGGTTTCGCTTGAGAATACAAACGGTAAGGTGCGCGTCATTTATTTCTTCTATGCCAATTGTCCGGATGTATGTCCACCGACGACTTTTCTGATGTCGCAAGCCCAGAATAAGCTCAAAGAACAGGGAACCTTCGGGAAAGATGTCGAGTTTCTCTCGATCACCTTTGATCCGGTGCGCGATACGCCGGAAGCGATGAGGAAGTTCGCCGGCAAGTTCGATATCGATTCCAACGGTTGGAAGTTCCTGCGTGAGGACAGCGAGGAACAGACCAAGGAACTGATGAAGGGCTTCGGACTCGGTCTTATCAAGGATAATAACGGTTATTTCACACATGCCGACGCCATCACGTTCGTAGACCGCCAAGGCTCGGTACGCAAGGCGATGATCGGCGCGAAAGACGAGACGCAGAATGCGGACAATATCGTCAAAGTAGTTAATGCGCTGGTGGATCAGTAG
- a CDS encoding Cof-type HAD-IIB family hydrolase produces the protein MGKIKLIALDMDGTLLNEMQEISGENETWIRRALDEGILVCFATGRGFQSALAYAEQLKLDTPMITVNGGEIWRRPHVLHKRYLMPPSTVRRLHEVALRNEECWYWAYSVEGIYNKEKWIEPSGDYEGHHWLKFGYYTEDAAMLARIYEETSAWGGMEITNSSPLNWEMNPEGVSKASALRELCGLLGIEMSQVAAMGDSLNDIAMIREAGLGVAVGNAQDAVKAVADAVTVTNNEHAVAHLIRDLVLKG, from the coding sequence ATGGGAAAAATCAAACTTATCGCACTCGATATGGACGGGACGCTGCTTAATGAGATGCAGGAAATCAGCGGTGAAAATGAAACGTGGATCCGCAGGGCACTGGATGAGGGAATATTGGTCTGTTTTGCAACCGGACGCGGATTTCAAAGTGCGCTCGCTTATGCGGAGCAGCTGAAGCTTGACACTCCGATGATCACCGTCAACGGCGGTGAAATCTGGCGCAGGCCGCATGTGCTGCACAAACGTTACCTGATGCCGCCAAGCACGGTCAGAAGGCTTCACGAAGTGGCACTGCGTAACGAAGAATGCTGGTATTGGGCTTATTCGGTCGAGGGAATTTACAATAAGGAGAAGTGGATTGAGCCCTCCGGCGACTACGAGGGGCACCACTGGCTTAAATTCGGTTATTATACGGAAGACGCCGCAATGCTGGCCCGTATCTATGAGGAGACATCCGCCTGGGGGGGAATGGAGATCACCAATTCTTCTCCGCTGAACTGGGAGATGAACCCGGAGGGCGTGTCCAAAGCAAGTGCGCTCCGCGAGCTGTGCGGCCTGCTGGGCATTGAAATGTCGCAGGTGGCTGCGATGGGCGACAGCTTGAACGATATCGCAATGATTCGTGAAGCCGGCCTCGGAGTAGCGGTGGGCAATGCCCAGGATGCGGTTAAAGCGGTGGCGGATGCGGTCACCGTCACGAACAACGAGCATGCGGTCGCGCATCTCATCCGCGACCTTGTTCTGAAAGGGTGA
- a CDS encoding peptidoglycan D,D-transpeptidase FtsI family protein, translating into MPVQDDPQKREIANRRNFSFRLNLFFFATFFLFSVLIVRLAILQFVDGPSLKEVESKNGTIPVLIPPIRGNIYDSGGTPIAYSTSTQSLYYTIEPGKQKDVEANATALAKKLLAVFQKYGSPNEAMTLDEIIKSMDLQYKKNTVSVPRRIKTGLTTREIAVLLENRDQYPGTDIVEESIRHYDKNPSPFAVQLVGYLKKFGGGAENNLYKDRAKTDDPRLKYLQTEDVGYDGLEYMYQDILRGKNGLKTYPVNAAGRIIGPPTITKPEKGDNLYLTINREVQLKTQQAIMDQLHHLQTSRLSDRAVNAKTGYAVAMEVKTGKIIAMASMPDYDPNIWEGGRIGTDDYDKISPVLLNGAIYPVIGPYKDKKEQNKHPSSVVFLGSTQKPLSVLIGLNEKLFTTSSTWNDTGAFFYGKEGASTRRRIGNAKGHAYGLLDPAQAIAHSSNPWMSKMVGDALYRKDGDKGVDIWDKYVKQFGLGVSTGSGLPNESNGVIGYFHEREAASAQSALIYASFGQMGRYTTLQLAQYAATLASHGKRMKPQFVNEIQDSEGHIVSKFKPEVLNTITFPKAYWDEIERGMANVSVPVFNDAPYKVLRKTGTSEQQVSTGIVDNAVFIAYAPAEDPVLAVAVVVPEGGFGASGAAPIARKIFDAYDQAVGLHGVPQKPASAAASAAGGIPAGTGTQVNASH; encoded by the coding sequence GTGCCCGTGCAGGACGATCCGCAAAAGCGGGAAATCGCCAACCGGCGGAATTTCTCGTTCCGGTTGAACTTATTCTTTTTTGCTACATTTTTCTTATTCAGCGTGCTTATCGTTCGTTTGGCGATTTTACAATTTGTCGACGGTCCTTCGCTGAAAGAGGTGGAATCGAAAAACGGCACAATCCCGGTGCTGATCCCGCCGATCCGGGGCAACATTTATGATTCCGGAGGCACGCCGATCGCGTATTCCACATCGACTCAGTCATTGTATTACACCATCGAGCCGGGAAAACAGAAGGATGTAGAAGCCAACGCTACTGCGCTTGCCAAGAAGCTGCTGGCTGTATTTCAGAAATACGGCAGTCCAAATGAAGCAATGACGCTCGACGAGATAATTAAAAGCATGGACCTTCAGTATAAGAAAAACACCGTATCGGTACCCCGCCGTATCAAGACCGGACTGACGACGCGCGAGATCGCCGTCTTATTGGAAAACCGCGATCAATACCCCGGCACCGACATCGTGGAGGAGAGCATCAGGCACTATGATAAAAATCCGAGTCCGTTTGCGGTGCAGCTCGTAGGTTATTTGAAAAAATTCGGCGGAGGAGCCGAGAACAATCTGTATAAGGACCGGGCGAAAACCGATGACCCGCGTCTCAAGTATTTGCAGACGGAGGATGTCGGATATGACGGGCTCGAATATATGTATCAGGATATCCTGCGCGGTAAGAACGGCCTGAAGACGTATCCCGTTAATGCCGCGGGCCGCATCATCGGTCCGCCGACCATCACGAAGCCTGAAAAGGGCGATAATCTGTATTTGACAATCAACCGGGAAGTGCAGTTGAAGACGCAACAAGCCATCATGGACCAATTGCATCATTTGCAGACCTCGAGACTCAGTGATCGCGCCGTAAACGCCAAAACCGGCTATGCGGTTGCGATGGAGGTGAAGACCGGGAAAATTATCGCGATGGCTAGCATGCCCGATTACGATCCGAACATCTGGGAAGGCGGCAGAATCGGGACCGATGACTACGACAAGATCAGTCCGGTCTTGTTAAACGGAGCGATTTATCCTGTTATAGGACCTTACAAGGATAAGAAAGAGCAGAATAAGCATCCTTCCTCGGTCGTCTTTCTCGGTTCAACACAGAAGCCGCTTTCGGTTCTGATCGGCCTGAACGAAAAGCTGTTTACCACGTCGAGTACCTGGAATGATACCGGAGCGTTTTTTTACGGGAAAGAGGGCGCCAGTACACGTAGACGGATCGGAAACGCAAAAGGCCACGCATATGGATTACTGGACCCCGCTCAGGCGATCGCTCATTCATCCAATCCATGGATGTCGAAAATGGTCGGAGACGCGCTGTACCGCAAAGACGGCGATAAAGGCGTCGATATATGGGATAAATACGTGAAGCAGTTCGGGCTTGGCGTCTCGACTGGCAGCGGTCTGCCAAACGAAAGCAACGGCGTCATCGGTTATTTTCACGAACGGGAGGCAGCGAGTGCTCAGTCTGCGTTGATTTATGCGTCATTCGGACAGATGGGGCGGTACACGACGCTGCAGCTTGCACAGTATGCTGCGACGCTGGCGAGCCACGGCAAAAGAATGAAGCCCCAGTTCGTGAATGAAATTCAGGACTCGGAAGGGCACATAGTAAGCAAATTCAAACCGGAGGTACTCAATACGATCACTTTCCCGAAAGCGTACTGGGACGAGATTGAAAGGGGTATGGCAAACGTTAGTGTACCTGTATTCAATGATGCGCCATATAAGGTGCTGCGAAAGACGGGTACCTCGGAGCAGCAGGTAAGCACAGGGATCGTCGATAATGCGGTATTCATCGCCTATGCCCCGGCGGAGGACCCGGTTCTCGCGGTAGCTGTCGTAGTGCCTGAAGGCGGCTTCGGAGCAAGCGGCGCCGCGCCGATCGCCCGCAAGATTTTCGATGCGTACGATCAGGCCGTCGGACTGCACGGTGTGCCGCAGAAGCCGGCATCCGCTGCGGCAAGTGCTGCGGGTGGAATACCGGCAGGCACCGGCACGCAAGTCAACGCTTCGCATTAA
- a CDS encoding DUF456 domain-containing protein, with translation MEIAGWIIVVILFAVGMAGAIFPILPGALAIYAAFFVYGFFISFKPFGFWFWTIQTLIVAVLFLADYAVNAWGVKRFGGSRASVIGSTIGVIAGPFVIPAFGLVLGPLIGAVIGELIVGSDFNKSLKVGFGSVVGLFSSMVVKIILQVIMIVLFFIWI, from the coding sequence GTGGAAATCGCGGGTTGGATTATTGTCGTCATCTTATTCGCTGTCGGGATGGCTGGCGCTATTTTTCCGATTTTGCCGGGGGCGCTTGCGATTTATGCCGCATTTTTCGTTTACGGCTTTTTCATTTCCTTCAAGCCGTTCGGGTTCTGGTTTTGGACAATCCAGACGCTCATTGTCGCCGTGCTGTTCCTGGCGGATTATGCTGTTAATGCCTGGGGGGTGAAACGCTTCGGCGGCTCGCGAGCGTCGGTCATCGGCAGTACGATCGGCGTCATTGCCGGCCCGTTCGTCATTCCCGCGTTCGGACTTGTTCTTGGTCCGCTGATTGGCGCAGTTATCGGCGAACTTATCGTCGGCTCAGACTTCAACAAGTCGCTGAAGGTCGGTTTCGGCTCGGTCGTAGGGCTGTTTTCCAGCATGGTTGTAAAAATTATTCTGCAGGTCATCATGATTGTTCTTTTTTTCATCTGGATTTAA
- a CDS encoding transglutaminase domain-containing protein, with translation MNTWVHALLKPEPVALMVLLVLFGSLIKGMVRGASGSARHLFFFIWQAVTVVVSLVLAGRTATWMSPILREWLNARNIQVPQEQLTTFKQLWYTIVTSLRDFELLRFGVLFLLAYSLFRYVLGWLYPLYGLMFDSLIRSGGDRRAGSERIFSRAASRTTGAAIGTLLGAGRALIMIAVLFVYVSLMPGGPLTDSIRASALYNKTADELLNPVAGDVLKRGPVFTQAVESEFRRVLERKYEVIDSAVPKNIEQAAASVTAHSKTDKEKARALYDWIGTRISYDWDKANNYEQHGIWKEQTPEDTFKTRKGVCIDVARLYAVMARSVGLEVHVVTGLGATGNGGYGPHAWNEVRLADQGGAWIPLDATWASSGDWFDPRGFSNTHIRET, from the coding sequence ATGAACACGTGGGTTCACGCGTTATTAAAGCCGGAACCGGTGGCGCTTATGGTGCTGCTCGTCTTGTTCGGTTCTCTTATTAAAGGCATGGTAAGAGGTGCATCGGGTTCAGCGAGGCACCTTTTCTTTTTTATTTGGCAGGCGGTCACCGTAGTCGTCTCGCTGGTGCTGGCGGGCCGGACAGCCACCTGGATGTCCCCGATCCTGCGCGAGTGGCTGAATGCGCGCAATATTCAAGTCCCGCAGGAGCAGTTGACTACATTTAAGCAGCTTTGGTACACGATCGTCACAAGCCTTCGCGATTTTGAACTGCTGAGGTTCGGTGTCCTCTTTCTGCTTGCTTATTCTTTGTTCCGTTATGTACTCGGCTGGCTGTACCCGTTATATGGACTAATGTTCGATTCCTTGATTCGCAGCGGCGGCGACCGTAGGGCGGGAAGCGAAAGGATATTCTCCAGAGCGGCAAGCCGCACGACCGGAGCTGCAATTGGAACTCTGCTCGGTGCGGGGAGAGCATTGATAATGATTGCGGTGTTATTCGTATATGTATCTCTGATGCCCGGGGGGCCACTGACCGATTCGATCCGTGCTTCCGCCCTTTATAATAAAACGGCGGACGAACTCCTGAATCCTGTAGCCGGCGATGTGCTCAAGCGCGGTCCGGTATTCACGCAGGCTGTTGAGTCGGAGTTCCGCAGGGTTCTGGAGCGGAAATATGAAGTTATCGATTCCGCCGTTCCCAAGAACATCGAGCAGGCGGCCGCATCCGTTACGGCGCATTCCAAGACGGATAAAGAGAAAGCGCGCGCACTTTATGACTGGATTGGGACGCGGATCAGCTATGATTGGGATAAGGCGAATAATTATGAGCAACACGGCATATGGAAGGAACAGACACCCGAGGATACCTTCAAAACCCGCAAGGGCGTATGTATCGATGTAGCCAGGCTTTACGCCGTTATGGCGCGCTCCGTCGGTCTTGAAGTACACGTCGTAACCGGACTCGGCGCCACCGGCAACGGCGGTTACGGTCCTCACGCCTGGAATGAAGTGCGTCTTGCCGACCAAGGCGGAGCCTGGATTCCGCTTGATGCGACATGGGCTTCATCGGGCGATTGGTTTGACCCGCGCGGCTTTTCCAATACGCATATACGCGAAACATAA
- a CDS encoding DNA primase: MDIAIIVEGKNDRTRLRRVLTEEVPIFCTYGIPGAGQIDKLRRQVGDKQAYLFTDNDASGKRIRGMLRDAFPDADHIYTRKGYPGVESTPEPYLIEQLEKAGLEAYIVYPPPDPAPWSKEDLF, encoded by the coding sequence TTGGATATCGCCATTATTGTAGAAGGAAAAAACGACCGCACCCGACTTCGCCGAGTACTGACAGAAGAGGTTCCGATCTTCTGCACATACGGTATACCAGGCGCGGGTCAAATTGACAAGCTCCGCCGCCAGGTGGGTGACAAGCAGGCATACTTGTTTACCGATAACGACGCTTCAGGCAAGCGGATCCGCGGCATGCTGAGGGATGCCTTTCCCGACGCCGACCATATCTATACCCGCAAAGGCTACCCGGGCGTAGAAAGTACACCGGAACCTTATCTCATCGAACAATTGGAAAAAGCGGGCCTGGAGGCGTACATCGTGTACCCGCCCCCGGATCCCGCTCCGTGGAGTAAAGAAGATTTGTTTTAA
- a CDS encoding cell wall hydrolase, with protein MAVVKAKSEDIKLLARLLRAEAEGEGEQGMLMVGNVGVNRVRSNCIDFKNIRSIPQMVFQSPGGFEATQKGYFYQKARESEITLARRVVNGERRHPATNSLWYFRPTGGCPAEWWNQRLIGKYKAHCFYVPTRADCPGVY; from the coding sequence ATGGCGGTTGTTAAAGCAAAATCCGAAGACATCAAGCTCCTCGCCCGTCTATTGCGCGCGGAAGCGGAAGGCGAAGGCGAACAGGGCATGCTGATGGTCGGCAATGTCGGCGTTAACCGTGTTCGGAGCAACTGTATTGATTTCAAAAATATCCGCAGTATTCCGCAAATGGTTTTTCAAAGCCCGGGCGGATTTGAAGCCACGCAAAAAGGTTACTTCTATCAGAAAGCCCGCGAAAGCGAGATAACATTGGCGCGTCGAGTCGTGAACGGCGAACGCCGGCATCCCGCTACGAACTCGCTGTGGTATTTCCGGCCTACGGGCGGATGTCCTGCCGAGTGGTGGAATCAGCGGCTTATCGGAAAGTATAAGGCGCATTGCTTCTATGTCCCGACGAGAGCGGATTGCCCCGGCGTATACTAA
- the cyoE gene encoding heme o synthase, with the protein MLKDYVALTKPRIIRLNAIAAFGGFWVASKWDHINWWLLLYMLLGSALTMASACVINNYWDRELDKKMERTKNRALPMERLNPAGVLIYGIALGVIGIGVLFTLVNPLTGWLGLLGFFVYVFIYTMWLKRTSTWSTSIGGISGAMPPVIGYCAVTGYIDAGAWILFALLFLWQPAHFWSLAIRRVEEYRAAGFPLLPVLKGIRRTKLQMIPYTLLLIPTGVFMYTYGYVGYFFLIVSIIGGLFWAAHTIMGLSARDDMKWAKTNFFISISYLMLVFFVMIADTNGVM; encoded by the coding sequence GTGCTTAAAGATTATGTGGCCCTGACAAAACCGCGCATCATACGGCTTAATGCGATTGCGGCGTTCGGCGGGTTCTGGGTCGCTTCCAAATGGGATCATATCAATTGGTGGCTGCTGCTTTATATGCTGCTCGGTTCGGCACTTACGATGGCATCGGCTTGTGTAATTAATAATTACTGGGACCGTGAACTCGATAAGAAGATGGAACGGACAAAGAACCGCGCTTTGCCGATGGAGCGGCTGAATCCTGCCGGTGTGCTTATCTATGGAATCGCGCTTGGCGTCATCGGGATCGGAGTGCTGTTTACGCTGGTTAATCCTCTTACCGGATGGCTGGGACTGCTCGGATTCTTCGTCTATGTCTTTATCTATACGATGTGGCTGAAGCGCACGTCTACATGGAGCACTTCCATCGGGGGAATCTCCGGTGCGATGCCTCCGGTGATCGGCTACTGCGCAGTGACGGGCTACATTGACGCAGGCGCATGGATATTGTTCGCGCTGCTCTTCCTGTGGCAGCCTGCGCACTTCTGGTCGCTGGCGATCAGACGCGTTGAAGAATACCGTGCGGCGGGATTTCCGCTGCTTCCGGTATTGAAAGGCATCCGCCGCACGAAGCTGCAGATGATTCCCTATACACTTCTGCTAATCCCGACGGGCGTGTTTATGTATACGTACGGATACGTCGGTTATTTCTTTCTGATAGTGTCCATAATCGGCGGGCTGTTTTGGGCGGCTCATACGATAATGGGACTCAGTGCCCGGGACGATATGAAATGGGCCAAGACGAATTTCTTTATTTCGATTAGTTATTTGATGCTTGTCTTCTTTGTAATGATTGCGGATACGAACGGCGTGATGTAA